From the Oncorhynchus nerka isolate Pitt River linkage group LG20, Oner_Uvic_2.0, whole genome shotgun sequence genome, one window contains:
- the mmp9 gene encoding matrix metalloproteinase-9 yields MRSHHRVLVFLVLAMCTVGGWCVPLEKTVSVTFPGDVLKNMTDMELAESYLKRFGYMNVQHRSGFQSMVSTSKALMRMQRQMGLEETGTLDKSTVAAMKAPRCGVPDIRSYQTFDGDLKWDHHDVTYRILNYSPDMEASLIDDAFARAFKVWSDVTPLTFTRLFDGTADIMVSFGKADHGDGYPFDGKDGLLAHAFPPGEGLQGDAHFDDDENWTLGKGAAVKTSFGNAEGALCHFPFSFEGKEYSTCTTEGRSDNLPWCATTADYGRDKKFGFCPSELLYTFDGNSNGKECVFPFVFLGETYEGCTTEGRSDGYRWCSTTDNFDKDKKYGFCPNRDTAVIGGNSEGEPCQFPFVFLGKKYDSCTSEGRGDGRLWCATTSDFDADTKWGFCPDRGYSLFLVAAHEFGHALGLDHSNIRDALMYPMYSYVEDFSLHEDDVEGIQYLYGSKTGPDPTPPGPTIPTPGPSDEPEPNTSTTTTTSPTTTHPVDPSQDACQINKFDAITEIDGDLHFFKDGQYWRLSSKTDGGLKGPFSMSERWPALPAVIDTAFEDLVTKKIYFFSGTRFWVYTGQSLLGPRSIDKLGLPSTVEKVEGALQRGKGKVLLFSGENYWRLDVKGQNIDKGYPRFTDIVFGGVPNDAHDVFHFKGHIYFCRDRFYWRMNSRRQVDRVGYVKYDILKCTDSSNFRY; encoded by the exons TTCAGCACCGCAGTGGTTTCCAGTCTATGGTGTCCACCTCCAAGGCTCTGATGAGAATGCAGAGGCAGATGGGGTTGGAGGAGACAGGGACGCTGGACAAGTCTACGGTTGCAGCAATGAAGGCACCTCGCTGTGGGGTCCCTGATATACGCTCCTACCAGACCTTTGACGGGGACCTGAAATGGGATCATCATGATGTTACATACAG GATCCTGAACTACTCTCCAGACATGGAAGCCTCTCTGATAGACGACGCCTTCGCCAGAGCCTTCAAGGTGTGGAGTGATGTCACCCCTCTCACCTTCACGCGACTCTTCGACGGCACCGCTGACATCATGGTGTCCTTTGGAAAAGCAG ATCATGGAGACGGCTACCCCTTCGATGGTAAGGACGGCCTTCTGGCCCACGCCTTCCCCCCTGGTGAGGGCCTACAGGGAGACGCCCACTTTGACGACGACGAAAACTGGACCCTCGGCAAAGGAGCAG CTGTGAAGACTAGCTTTGGCAACGCAGAGGGTGCCCTGTGCCACTTCCCTTTTTCCTTCGAGGGCAAAGAGTACTCCACCTGCACCACAGAGGGGCGCTCTGACAACCTGCCCTGGTGTGCCACCACAGCCGACTACGGCAGAGACAAGAAATTTGGCTTCTGTCCAAGTGAAC TTCTGTACACATTCGACGGAAACAGCAACGGCAAAGAATGTGTGTTCCCCTTCGTGTTCCTGGGGGAGACATATGAAGGTTGCACGACAGAGGGTCGCAGTGATGGATACCGCTGGTGTTCCACCACAGACAACTTTGACAAGGATAAGAAGTATGGCTTCTGTCCCAACAGAG ATACGGCTGTGATTGGTGGAAACTCTGAGGGAGAGCCGTGCCAGTTCCCCTTTGTCTTCCTGGGGAAGAAGTATGACTCATGCACCAGCGAGGGACGGGGAGACGGCAGGCTGTGGTGCGCTACCACCAGCGACTTTGACGCAGACACGAAATGGGGCTTCTGCCCAGATAGGG gctacaGTCTGTTCCTGGTTGCGGCCCACGAGTTTGGTCATGCCCTGGGTCTGGACCACTCCAACATCAGAGACGCCCTCATGTATCCCATGTACAGCTACGTGGAAGACTTCTCCCTGCATGAAGATGATGTTGAGGGCATTCAGTATCTCTATG GATCCAAGACAGGCCCTGACCCCACACCCCCTGGGCCCACCATCCCTACACCTGGTCCCAGCGACGAGCCTGAGCCAaacacctccactaccaccactaccagccccaccactacacaccctgtGGACCCATCCCAGGACGCCTGCCAGATCAACAAGTTCGACGCCATCACAGAGATCGATGGAGACCTGCACTTCTTCAAGGATGG GCAATATTGGAGGTTGTCAAGCAAGACTGACGGTGGACTGAAGGGTCCGTTCTCCATGTCTGAGAGGTGGCCAGCTCTGCCGGCCGTCATTGACACAGCCTTTGAGGACCTTGTGACAAAGAAAATCTACTTCTTCTCAG GCACCAGGTTCTGGGTGTATACAGGACAGAGTCTCCTGGGACCCCGCAGCATTGACAAACTGGGTCTGCCCTCTACTgtagagaaggtggagggagcaCTGCAGAGAGGGAAAGGCAAGGTGCTGCTCTTCAGTGGAGAGAACTACTGGAG GCTGGATGTGAAGGGCCAGAATATCGACAAGGGATATCCCCGCTTCACAGACATCGTCTTCGGGGGTGTTCCCAATGATGCTCATGATGTCTTCCACTTCAAGG GCCACATCTACTTCTGTCGGGATCGTTTCTACTGGCGAATGAACTCTAGGAGACAGGTAGACCGTGTGGGATACGTGAAGTACGACATCCTGAAGTGTACCGACTCCTCCAACTTCCGCTACTGA